In Homo sapiens chromosome 11, GRCh38.p14 Primary Assembly, one DNA window encodes the following:
- the MYRF gene encoding myelin regulatory factor isoform X20, translating into MDAPFGEPHLLRTITPETLCHVGVPSRLEHPPPPPAHLPGPPPPPPPPPHYPVLQRDLYMKAEPPIPHYAAMGQGLVPTDLHHTQQSQMLHQLLQQHGAELPTHPSKKRKHSESPPSTLNAQMLNGMIKQEPGTVTALPLHPTRAPSPPWPPQGPLSPGPGSLPLSIARVQTPPWHPPGAPSPGLLQDSDSLSGSYLDPNYQSIKWQPHQQNKWATLYDANYKELPMLTYRVDADKGFNFSVGDDAFVCQKKNHFQVTVYIGMLGEPKYVKTPEGLKPLDCFYLKLHGVKLEALNQSINIEQSQSDRSKRPFNPVTVNLPPEQVTKVTVGRLHFSETTANNMRKKGKPNPDQRYFMLVVALQAHAQNQNYTLAAQISERIIVRASNPGQFESDSDVLWQRAQVPDTVFHHGRVGINTDRPDEALVVHGNVKVMGSLMHPSDLRAKEHVQEVDTTEQLKRISRMRLVHYRYKPEFAASAGIEATAPETGVIAQEVKEILPEAVKDTGDMVFANGKTIENFLVVNKERIFMENVGAVKELCKLTDNLETRIDELERWSHKLAKLRRLDSLKSTGSSGAFSHAGSQFSRAGSVPHKKRPPKVASKSSSVVPDQACISQRFLQGTIIALVVVMAFSVVSMSTLYVLSLRTEEDLVDTDGRSSQSFGTTQLRQSPLTTGLPGIQPSLLLVTTSLTSSAPGSAVRTLDMCSSHPCPVICCSSPTTNPTTGPSLGPSFNPGHVLSPSPSPSTNRSGPSQMALLPVTNIRAKSWGLSVNGIGHSKHHKSLEPLASPAVPFPGGQGKAKNSPSLGFHGRARRGALQSSVGPAEPTWAQGQSEPVPSLTSIQVLENSMSITSQYCAPGDACRPGNFTYHIPVSSGTPLHLSLTLQMNSSSPVSVVLCSLRSKEEPCEEGSLPQSLHTHQDTQGTSHRWPITILSFREFTYHFRVALLGQANCSSEALAQPATDYHFHFYRLCD; encoded by the exons ATGGACGCACCCTTCGGCG AGCCCCACCTCCTGCGCACGATAACCCCTGAGACACTGTGCCACGTGGGAGTGCCCTCCCGCCTGGAGCATCCgcccccacctccagcccacTTGCCAGGCCCCccgccacccccaccacccccacctcacTACCCTGTCCTGCAGCGGGATCTGTACATGAAGGCCGAGCCCCCGATCCCCCACTACGCTGCCATGGGGCAGGGGCTGGTGCCCACTGATCTTCACCACACCCAGCAGTCCCAGATGCTGCACCAGCTCCTGCAGCAGCACGGAGCTGA GCTCCCTACACACCCCTCCAAGAAGAGGAAGCACTCTGAATCCCCCCCCAGCACCCTCAATGCCCAGATGCTGAATGGAATGATCAAACAGGAGCCTGGGACCGTGACAGCCCTGCCTCTGCACCCCACTCGAGCCCCATCGCCACCCTGGCCTCCCCAGGGTCCGCTCTCCCCGGGCCCTGGTTCCTTGCCTCTCAGCATTGCCCGTGTCCAGACACCGCCTTGGCACCCGCCAGGTGCCCCCTCCCCAG GCCTCCTGCAGGACAGTGACAGCCTCAGTGGCTCCTACCTGGACCCCAACTACCAGTCCATCAAGTGGCAGCCTCATCAGCAGAACAAGTGGGCGACCCTGTACGATGCTAACTACAAGGAGCT GCCCATGCTCACCTACCGCGTGGATGCGGACAAGGGCTTCAACTTTTCGGTGGGCGACGACGCCTTTGTGTGCCAGAAGAAGAACCACTTCCAGGTGACAGTGTACATCGGCATGCTGGGCGAGCCCAAGTACGTCAAGACGCCCGAGGGCCTCAAGCCCCTCGACTGCTTCTATCTGAAGCTGCACGGAGTGAAG CTGGAGGCCCTGAACCAGTCCATTAACATCGAGCAGTCCCAGTCAGACCGGAGCAAGCGGCCCTTCAACCCGGTCAC GGTCAATCTGCCCCCTGAGCAGGTCACGAAGGTGACTGTGGGGCGGCTGCACTTCAGCGAGACCACCGCTAACAACATGCGTAAGAAGGGCAAGCCCAACCCGGACCAGAG GTACTTCATGCTGGTGGTGGCCCTCCAGGCTCATGCACAGAACCAGAACTACACGCTGGCCGCCCAGATCTCAGAGCGCATCATTGTGCGG GCCTCCAACCCAGGCCAGTTCGAGAGCGACAGCGATGTGTTGTGGCAGCGGGCACAGGTGCCCGACACCGTCTTCCACCACGGCCGCGTGGGCATCAACACAGACCGGCCGGATGAGGCGCTGGTTGTGCACGGGAATGTCAAGGTCATGGGCTCGCTTATGCACCCCTCCGACCTGCGCGCCAAGGAACACGTGCAGGAG GTGGACACCACCGAGCAATTGAAGAGGATCTCGCGCATGCGGCTGGTGCACTACAGATACAAGCCCGAGTTCGCCGCCAGCGCGGGCATCGAGGCCACCGCGCCAGAGACAG GTGTCATCGCTCAGGAGGTGAAGGAGATCTTGCCTGAGGCTGTGAAAGACACCGGAGACATGGTCTTTGCCAATGGGAAAACCATAGAGAACTTCCTGGTGGTGAACAAG GAGCGCATCTTCATGGAGAACGTAGGGGCCGTGAAGGAGCTGTGCAAGCTGACAGACAACCTGGAGACGCGCATTGATGAGCTGGAGCGCTGGAGCCACAAGCTGGCCAAGCTGCGGCGGCTCGACAGCCTCAAGTCCACCGGCAGCTCGGGCGCCTTCAG CCATGCAGGGAGCCAGTTCAGTCGGGCGGGCAGCGTCCCCCACAAGAAGAGGCCCCCCAAGGTGGCCAGCAAG TCATCGTCCGTGGTTCCGGACCAGGCCTGCATCAGCCAGCGCTTCCTGCAGGGAACCATCATTGCCCTGGTGGTGGTCATGGCCTTCAG CGTGGTGTCCATGTCCACACTGTACGTGCTGAGCCTGCGCACAGAGGAGGACCTGGTAGACACTGATGG CAGGTCCAGCCAGAGCTTTGGGACCACGCAGCTCCGACAGTCCCCCTTGACCACGGGGCTACCAGGCATACAGCCCTCTTTGCTGCTGG TGACCACCAGCCTCACCAGCTCGGCCCCAGGTTCTGCTGTCCGCACCTTGGACATGTGTTCCAGCCACCCCTGCCCTGTCATCTGCTGTTCCTCACCCACTACCAACCCTACCACTGGTCCTAGTCTTGGCCCCAGCTTTAACCCTGGCCATGTTCTCAGCCCAAGTCCCAGCCCCAGCACCAACCGCTCAG GCCCCAGCCAGATGGCCCTTCTGCCAGTCACCAACATCAGAGCCAAGTCCTGGGGTCTTTCAGTCAATGGCATTGGCCACTCCAAGCATCACAAGAGTCTGGAGCCTCTGGCCAGCCCTGCAGTCCCCTTCCCTGGGGGGCAGGGCAAAGCCAAGAACAGTCCCAGCCTTGGTTTCCATGGCCGGGCCCGCCGAGGGGCCCTCCAGTCCAGCGTGGGCCCTGCTGAGCCCACCTGGGCCCAGGGCCAGTCAG AGCCAGTGCCCTCCCTGACCTCCATCCAGGTGCTGGAGAATTCGATGTCCATCACCTCCCAGTACTGTGCTCCAGGGGATGCCTGCAG GCCTGGGAACTTCACCTACCACATCCCTGTCAGTAGTGGCAccccactgcacctcagcctgacTCTGCAGATGAA CTCCTCCTCCCCCGTGTCTGTGGTGCTGTGCAGCCTGAGGTCAAAGGAGGAACCATGTGAGGAGGGGAGCCTTCCACAGAGTCTCCACACCCACCAGGACACCCAG gGCACCTCTCACCGGTGGCCAATAACCATCCTGTCCTTCCGTGAATTCACCTACCACTTCCGGGTGGCACTGCTG GGTCAGGCCAACTGCAGTTCAGAGGCTCTCGCCCAGCCAGCCACAGACTACCACTTCCACTTCTACCGCCTGTGTGACTGA
- the MYRF gene encoding myelin regulatory factor isoform X19, translated as MDAPFGEPHLLRTITPETLCHVGVPSRLEHPPPPPAHLPGPPPPPPPPPHYPVLQRDLYMKAEPPIPHYAAMGQGLVPTDLHHTQQSQMLHQLLQQHGAELPTHPSKKRKHSESPPSTLNAQMLNGMIKQEPGTVTALPLHPTRAPSPPWPPQGPLSPGPGSLPLSIARVQTPPWHPPGAPSPGLLQDSDSLSGSYLDPNYQSIKWQPHQQNKWATLYDANYKELPMLTYRVDADKGFNFSVGDDAFVCQKKNHFQVTVYIGMLGEPKYVKTPEGLKPLDCFYLKLHGVKLEALNQSINIEQSQSDRSKRPFNPVTVNLPPEQVTKVTVGRLHFSETTANNMRKKGKPNPDQRYFMLVVALQAHAQNQNYTLAAQISERIIVRASNPGQFESDSDVLWQRAQVPDTVFHHGRVGINTDRPDEALVVHGNVKVMGSLMHPSDLRAKEHVQEVDTTEQLKRISRMRLVHYRYKPEFAASAGIEATAPETGVIAQEVKEILPEAVKDTGDMVFANGKTIENFLVVNKERIFMENVGAVKELCKLTDNLETRIDELERWSHKLAKLRRLDSLKSTGSSGAFSHAGSQFSRAGSVPHKKRPPKVASKSSSVVPDQACISQRFLQGTIIALVVVMAFSVVSMSTLYVLSLRTEEDLVDTDGSFAVSTSCLLALLRPQPPGGSEALCPWSSQSFGTTQLRQSPLTTGLPGIQPSLLLVTTSLTSSAPGSAVRTLDMCSSHPCPVICCSSPTTNPTTGPSLGPSFNPGHVLSPSPSPSTNRSGPSQMALLPVTNIRAKSWGLSVNGIGHSKHHKSLEPLASPAVPFPGGQGKAKNSPSLGFHGRARRGALQSSVGPAEPTWAQGQSASLLAEPVPSLTSIQVLENSMSITSQYCAPGDACRPGNFTYHIPVSSGTPLHLSLTLQMNSSSPVSVVLCSLRSKEEPCEEGSLPQSLHTHQDTQGTSHRWPITILSFREFTYHFRVALLGQANCSSEALAQPATDYHFHFYRLCD; from the exons ATGGACGCACCCTTCGGCG AGCCCCACCTCCTGCGCACGATAACCCCTGAGACACTGTGCCACGTGGGAGTGCCCTCCCGCCTGGAGCATCCgcccccacctccagcccacTTGCCAGGCCCCccgccacccccaccacccccacctcacTACCCTGTCCTGCAGCGGGATCTGTACATGAAGGCCGAGCCCCCGATCCCCCACTACGCTGCCATGGGGCAGGGGCTGGTGCCCACTGATCTTCACCACACCCAGCAGTCCCAGATGCTGCACCAGCTCCTGCAGCAGCACGGAGCTGA GCTCCCTACACACCCCTCCAAGAAGAGGAAGCACTCTGAATCCCCCCCCAGCACCCTCAATGCCCAGATGCTGAATGGAATGATCAAACAGGAGCCTGGGACCGTGACAGCCCTGCCTCTGCACCCCACTCGAGCCCCATCGCCACCCTGGCCTCCCCAGGGTCCGCTCTCCCCGGGCCCTGGTTCCTTGCCTCTCAGCATTGCCCGTGTCCAGACACCGCCTTGGCACCCGCCAGGTGCCCCCTCCCCAG GCCTCCTGCAGGACAGTGACAGCCTCAGTGGCTCCTACCTGGACCCCAACTACCAGTCCATCAAGTGGCAGCCTCATCAGCAGAACAAGTGGGCGACCCTGTACGATGCTAACTACAAGGAGCT GCCCATGCTCACCTACCGCGTGGATGCGGACAAGGGCTTCAACTTTTCGGTGGGCGACGACGCCTTTGTGTGCCAGAAGAAGAACCACTTCCAGGTGACAGTGTACATCGGCATGCTGGGCGAGCCCAAGTACGTCAAGACGCCCGAGGGCCTCAAGCCCCTCGACTGCTTCTATCTGAAGCTGCACGGAGTGAAG CTGGAGGCCCTGAACCAGTCCATTAACATCGAGCAGTCCCAGTCAGACCGGAGCAAGCGGCCCTTCAACCCGGTCAC GGTCAATCTGCCCCCTGAGCAGGTCACGAAGGTGACTGTGGGGCGGCTGCACTTCAGCGAGACCACCGCTAACAACATGCGTAAGAAGGGCAAGCCCAACCCGGACCAGAG GTACTTCATGCTGGTGGTGGCCCTCCAGGCTCATGCACAGAACCAGAACTACACGCTGGCCGCCCAGATCTCAGAGCGCATCATTGTGCGG GCCTCCAACCCAGGCCAGTTCGAGAGCGACAGCGATGTGTTGTGGCAGCGGGCACAGGTGCCCGACACCGTCTTCCACCACGGCCGCGTGGGCATCAACACAGACCGGCCGGATGAGGCGCTGGTTGTGCACGGGAATGTCAAGGTCATGGGCTCGCTTATGCACCCCTCCGACCTGCGCGCCAAGGAACACGTGCAGGAG GTGGACACCACCGAGCAATTGAAGAGGATCTCGCGCATGCGGCTGGTGCACTACAGATACAAGCCCGAGTTCGCCGCCAGCGCGGGCATCGAGGCCACCGCGCCAGAGACAG GTGTCATCGCTCAGGAGGTGAAGGAGATCTTGCCTGAGGCTGTGAAAGACACCGGAGACATGGTCTTTGCCAATGGGAAAACCATAGAGAACTTCCTGGTGGTGAACAAG GAGCGCATCTTCATGGAGAACGTAGGGGCCGTGAAGGAGCTGTGCAAGCTGACAGACAACCTGGAGACGCGCATTGATGAGCTGGAGCGCTGGAGCCACAAGCTGGCCAAGCTGCGGCGGCTCGACAGCCTCAAGTCCACCGGCAGCTCGGGCGCCTTCAG CCATGCAGGGAGCCAGTTCAGTCGGGCGGGCAGCGTCCCCCACAAGAAGAGGCCCCCCAAGGTGGCCAGCAAG TCATCGTCCGTGGTTCCGGACCAGGCCTGCATCAGCCAGCGCTTCCTGCAGGGAACCATCATTGCCCTGGTGGTGGTCATGGCCTTCAG CGTGGTGTCCATGTCCACACTGTACGTGCTGAGCCTGCGCACAGAGGAGGACCTGGTAGACACTGATGG CTCTTTTGCCGTGTCCACTTCCTGTCTCCTGGCCCTGCTCCGGCCCCAGCCCCCTGGGGGGAGTGAGGCCTTGTGCCCATG GTCCAGCCAGAGCTTTGGGACCACGCAGCTCCGACAGTCCCCCTTGACCACGGGGCTACCAGGCATACAGCCCTCTTTGCTGCTGG TGACCACCAGCCTCACCAGCTCGGCCCCAGGTTCTGCTGTCCGCACCTTGGACATGTGTTCCAGCCACCCCTGCCCTGTCATCTGCTGTTCCTCACCCACTACCAACCCTACCACTGGTCCTAGTCTTGGCCCCAGCTTTAACCCTGGCCATGTTCTCAGCCCAAGTCCCAGCCCCAGCACCAACCGCTCAG GCCCCAGCCAGATGGCCCTTCTGCCAGTCACCAACATCAGAGCCAAGTCCTGGGGTCTTTCAGTCAATGGCATTGGCCACTCCAAGCATCACAAGAGTCTGGAGCCTCTGGCCAGCCCTGCAGTCCCCTTCCCTGGGGGGCAGGGCAAAGCCAAGAACAGTCCCAGCCTTGGTTTCCATGGCCGGGCCCGCCGAGGGGCCCTCCAGTCCAGCGTGGGCCCTGCTGAGCCCACCTGGGCCCAGGGCCAGTCAG CCTCTCTCCTTGCAGAGCCAGTGCCCTCCCTGACCTCCATCCAGGTGCTGGAGAATTCGATGTCCATCACCTCCCAGTACTGTGCTCCAGGGGATGCCTGCAG GCCTGGGAACTTCACCTACCACATCCCTGTCAGTAGTGGCAccccactgcacctcagcctgacTCTGCAGATGAA CTCCTCCTCCCCCGTGTCTGTGGTGCTGTGCAGCCTGAGGTCAAAGGAGGAACCATGTGAGGAGGGGAGCCTTCCACAGAGTCTCCACACCCACCAGGACACCCAG gGCACCTCTCACCGGTGGCCAATAACCATCCTGTCCTTCCGTGAATTCACCTACCACTTCCGGGTGGCACTGCTG GGTCAGGCCAACTGCAGTTCAGAGGCTCTCGCCCAGCCAGCCACAGACTACCACTTCCACTTCTACCGCCTGTGTGACTGA
- the MYRF gene encoding myelin regulatory factor isoform X21 translates to MDAPFGEPHLLRTITPETLCHVGVPSRLEHPPPPPAHLPGPPPPPPPPPHYPVLQRDLYMKAEPPIPHYAAMGQGLVPTDLHHTQQSQMLHQLLQQHGAELPTHPSKKRKHSESPPSTLNAQMLNGMIKQEPGTVTALPLHPTRAPSPPWPPQGPLSPGPGSLPLSIARVQTPPWHPPGAPSPGLLQDSDSLSGSYLDPNYQSIKWQPHQQNKWATLYDANYKELPMLTYRVDADKGFNFSVGDDAFVCQKKNHFQVTVYIGMLGEPKYVKTPEGLKPLDCFYLKLHGVKLEALNQSINIEQSQSDRSKRPFNPVTVNLPPEQVTKVTVGRLHFSETTANNMRKKGKPNPDQRYFMLVVALQAHAQNQNYTLAAQISERIIVRASNPGQFESDSDVLWQRAQVPDTVFHHGRVGINTDRPDEALVVHGNVKVMGSLMHPSDLRAKEHVQEVDTTEQLKRISRMRLVHYRYKPEFAASAGIEATAPETGVIAQEVKEILPEAVKDTGDMVFANGKTIENFLVVNKERIFMENVGAVKELCKLTDNLETRIDELERWSHKLAKLRRLDSLKSTGSSGAFSHAGSQFSRAGSVPHKKRPPKVASKSSSVVPDQACISQRFLQGTIIALVVVMAFSVVSMSTLYVLSLRTEEDLVDTDGSSQSFGTTQLRQSPLTTGLPGIQPSLLLVTTSLTSSAPGSAVRTLDMCSSHPCPVICCSSPTTNPTTGPSLGPSFNPGHVLSPSPSPSTNRSGPSQMALLPVTNIRAKSWGLSVNGIGHSKHHKSLEPLASPAVPFPGGQGKAKNSPSLGFHGRARRGALQSSVGPAEPTWAQGQSEPVPSLTSIQVLENSMSITSQYCAPGDACRPGNFTYHIPVSSGTPLHLSLTLQMNSSSPVSVVLCSLRSKEEPCEEGSLPQSLHTHQDTQGTSHRWPITILSFREFTYHFRVALLGQANCSSEALAQPATDYHFHFYRLCD, encoded by the exons ATGGACGCACCCTTCGGCG AGCCCCACCTCCTGCGCACGATAACCCCTGAGACACTGTGCCACGTGGGAGTGCCCTCCCGCCTGGAGCATCCgcccccacctccagcccacTTGCCAGGCCCCccgccacccccaccacccccacctcacTACCCTGTCCTGCAGCGGGATCTGTACATGAAGGCCGAGCCCCCGATCCCCCACTACGCTGCCATGGGGCAGGGGCTGGTGCCCACTGATCTTCACCACACCCAGCAGTCCCAGATGCTGCACCAGCTCCTGCAGCAGCACGGAGCTGA GCTCCCTACACACCCCTCCAAGAAGAGGAAGCACTCTGAATCCCCCCCCAGCACCCTCAATGCCCAGATGCTGAATGGAATGATCAAACAGGAGCCTGGGACCGTGACAGCCCTGCCTCTGCACCCCACTCGAGCCCCATCGCCACCCTGGCCTCCCCAGGGTCCGCTCTCCCCGGGCCCTGGTTCCTTGCCTCTCAGCATTGCCCGTGTCCAGACACCGCCTTGGCACCCGCCAGGTGCCCCCTCCCCAG GCCTCCTGCAGGACAGTGACAGCCTCAGTGGCTCCTACCTGGACCCCAACTACCAGTCCATCAAGTGGCAGCCTCATCAGCAGAACAAGTGGGCGACCCTGTACGATGCTAACTACAAGGAGCT GCCCATGCTCACCTACCGCGTGGATGCGGACAAGGGCTTCAACTTTTCGGTGGGCGACGACGCCTTTGTGTGCCAGAAGAAGAACCACTTCCAGGTGACAGTGTACATCGGCATGCTGGGCGAGCCCAAGTACGTCAAGACGCCCGAGGGCCTCAAGCCCCTCGACTGCTTCTATCTGAAGCTGCACGGAGTGAAG CTGGAGGCCCTGAACCAGTCCATTAACATCGAGCAGTCCCAGTCAGACCGGAGCAAGCGGCCCTTCAACCCGGTCAC GGTCAATCTGCCCCCTGAGCAGGTCACGAAGGTGACTGTGGGGCGGCTGCACTTCAGCGAGACCACCGCTAACAACATGCGTAAGAAGGGCAAGCCCAACCCGGACCAGAG GTACTTCATGCTGGTGGTGGCCCTCCAGGCTCATGCACAGAACCAGAACTACACGCTGGCCGCCCAGATCTCAGAGCGCATCATTGTGCGG GCCTCCAACCCAGGCCAGTTCGAGAGCGACAGCGATGTGTTGTGGCAGCGGGCACAGGTGCCCGACACCGTCTTCCACCACGGCCGCGTGGGCATCAACACAGACCGGCCGGATGAGGCGCTGGTTGTGCACGGGAATGTCAAGGTCATGGGCTCGCTTATGCACCCCTCCGACCTGCGCGCCAAGGAACACGTGCAGGAG GTGGACACCACCGAGCAATTGAAGAGGATCTCGCGCATGCGGCTGGTGCACTACAGATACAAGCCCGAGTTCGCCGCCAGCGCGGGCATCGAGGCCACCGCGCCAGAGACAG GTGTCATCGCTCAGGAGGTGAAGGAGATCTTGCCTGAGGCTGTGAAAGACACCGGAGACATGGTCTTTGCCAATGGGAAAACCATAGAGAACTTCCTGGTGGTGAACAAG GAGCGCATCTTCATGGAGAACGTAGGGGCCGTGAAGGAGCTGTGCAAGCTGACAGACAACCTGGAGACGCGCATTGATGAGCTGGAGCGCTGGAGCCACAAGCTGGCCAAGCTGCGGCGGCTCGACAGCCTCAAGTCCACCGGCAGCTCGGGCGCCTTCAG CCATGCAGGGAGCCAGTTCAGTCGGGCGGGCAGCGTCCCCCACAAGAAGAGGCCCCCCAAGGTGGCCAGCAAG TCATCGTCCGTGGTTCCGGACCAGGCCTGCATCAGCCAGCGCTTCCTGCAGGGAACCATCATTGCCCTGGTGGTGGTCATGGCCTTCAG CGTGGTGTCCATGTCCACACTGTACGTGCTGAGCCTGCGCACAGAGGAGGACCTGGTAGACACTGATGG GTCCAGCCAGAGCTTTGGGACCACGCAGCTCCGACAGTCCCCCTTGACCACGGGGCTACCAGGCATACAGCCCTCTTTGCTGCTGG TGACCACCAGCCTCACCAGCTCGGCCCCAGGTTCTGCTGTCCGCACCTTGGACATGTGTTCCAGCCACCCCTGCCCTGTCATCTGCTGTTCCTCACCCACTACCAACCCTACCACTGGTCCTAGTCTTGGCCCCAGCTTTAACCCTGGCCATGTTCTCAGCCCAAGTCCCAGCCCCAGCACCAACCGCTCAG GCCCCAGCCAGATGGCCCTTCTGCCAGTCACCAACATCAGAGCCAAGTCCTGGGGTCTTTCAGTCAATGGCATTGGCCACTCCAAGCATCACAAGAGTCTGGAGCCTCTGGCCAGCCCTGCAGTCCCCTTCCCTGGGGGGCAGGGCAAAGCCAAGAACAGTCCCAGCCTTGGTTTCCATGGCCGGGCCCGCCGAGGGGCCCTCCAGTCCAGCGTGGGCCCTGCTGAGCCCACCTGGGCCCAGGGCCAGTCAG AGCCAGTGCCCTCCCTGACCTCCATCCAGGTGCTGGAGAATTCGATGTCCATCACCTCCCAGTACTGTGCTCCAGGGGATGCCTGCAG GCCTGGGAACTTCACCTACCACATCCCTGTCAGTAGTGGCAccccactgcacctcagcctgacTCTGCAGATGAA CTCCTCCTCCCCCGTGTCTGTGGTGCTGTGCAGCCTGAGGTCAAAGGAGGAACCATGTGAGGAGGGGAGCCTTCCACAGAGTCTCCACACCCACCAGGACACCCAG gGCACCTCTCACCGGTGGCCAATAACCATCCTGTCCTTCCGTGAATTCACCTACCACTTCCGGGTGGCACTGCTG GGTCAGGCCAACTGCAGTTCAGAGGCTCTCGCCCAGCCAGCCACAGACTACCACTTCCACTTCTACCGCCTGTGTGACTGA